A window from Salvia miltiorrhiza cultivar Shanhuang (shh) chromosome 2, IMPLAD_Smil_shh, whole genome shotgun sequence encodes these proteins:
- the LOC131011239 gene encoding protein CLMP1, with protein sequence MGKSGGRKKKTGAAAAAVTQAQNQVSGGENHSPPVVNGGVNFDSSVFLKRAHELKEEGNRRFQAKDYVGALLQYENALKLTPKTHPDRAVFHSNRAACLMQMKPIDYDTVISECTLALQVQPNFVRALLRRARAFEAIGRYETAMQDVQSLLVADPNHGDALEIAGRLRMALGPRQEAQQDLQSRPSPAALGASAIRGAPIAGIGPCLPARPVPKKPVPSAAAANAVPSNKSEKLYPVPPIENGSEANNHLPKVALKPANGSSRSIPNAGKDNAKEQLPSRSIFTSVHRPSAEPVIQYRPLKLVYDHDIRLAQMPVNCSLKVLREIVSNRLPMSKAVLIKYKDSDGDLVTVTCSAELRLAESSVDNLIPKDPDTEKGDSPAMLKLHIVEVSPEQEPPLLEEEESVVPAKGDENVSQSSPAESVVEAVDSEIDSTEKIAQKEKTGGTEDPECKEVEMDDWLFEFAQLFRTHVGIDPDAHIDLHELGMELCSEALEETVTSEDAQSLFDKAALKFQEVVALAFFNWGNVHMCAARKRMPIDESADKDTMNGQLQNAYDWVKDKYTLAKEKYEEALSIKPDFYEGLLALGQQQFEMAKLHWSFILAKKEDLSKWDPTETIGLFDSAEEKMKTATAMWEKLEEQRANELKDPSANKKDELSKRKKKPGSGAQGDSGIGEISPEEAAEQAAVMRSQIHLFWGNMLFERSQIECKLNLPGWKKNLDVAVGRFKLAGASEADISTVLKNHYSNEEAADGNEKKTEDVPPTNVVNKEDD encoded by the coding sequence ATGGGGAAGTCTGGAGGTAGGAAGAAGAAGActggcgccgccgccgccgccgtaaCCCAGGCACAAAACCAAGTGAGCGGCGGAGAGAATCATTCGCCGCCTGTTGTTAATGGCGGTGTTAATTTTGACTCTTCGGTTTTCTTGAAGAGAGCCCATGAGCTCAAGGAAGAAGGTAACCGAAGGTTTCAGGCTAAGGATTACGTGGGTGCTCTTCTGCAGTATGAAAATGCCCTTAAGCTCACTCCCAAAACTCATCCGGATCGAGCCGTATTCCATAGCAACAGAGCCGCCTGCTTGATGCAAATGAAGCCGATTGATTACGACACTGTGATATCCGAATGCACTCTGGCGCTTCAGGTGCAGCCCAATTTCGTGCGAGCCCTTCTTAGGAGGGCTCGTGCGTTTGAGGCGATAGGGAGGTACGAAACGGCTATGCAAGATGTGCAGTCGCTGTTGGTTGCTGATCCTAATCATGGCGATGCATTGGAGATTGCTGGACGTCTGAGGATGGCGCTTGGCCCTCGACAAGAGGCTCAGCAGGACCTTCAGAGCCGTCCCTCGCCAGCAGCCCTTGGGGCCTCTGCAATCCGTGGGGCGCCCATTGCTGGCATTGGGCCGTGTTTGCCGGCTAGACCTGTACCCAAGAAACCGGTGCCCTCAGCAGCCGCTGCAAATGCTGTGCCTTCTAATAAGTCAGAGAAGCTGTATCCTGTGCCGCCCATTGAGAATGGCAGTGAGGCCAATAACCATTTGCCAAAAGTTGCCTTGAAGCCTGCAAATGGCTCTTCAAGATCCATCCCAAATGCTGGCAAGGATAACGCTAAGGAACAGTTGCCTTCTCGATCAATCTTCACCTCAGTTCATCGGCCATCTGCAGAGCCTGTAATACAGTACAGGCCATTGAAGCTTGTTTATGACCATGACATAAGGCTTGCACAAATGCCTGTTAATTGCAGTTTAAAAGTATTGAGAGAGATTGTTAGTAATCGTTTGCCAATGTCAAAAGCCGTGCTGATTAAGTACAAGGACAGTGATGGAGACTTGGTGACTGTAACATGCTCGGCTGAGCTTAGACTGGCTGAGTCGTCAGTCGACAATTTGATTCCAAAAGACCCTGATACTGAAAAGGGAGACTCCCCTGCTATGTTGAAGTTGCATATTGTTGAAGTGAGTCCGGAGCAGGAGCCGCCTTTACTGGAAGAGGAGGAGAGTGTGGTGCCGGCTAAAGGAGACGAGAATGTGTCACAATCTTCTCCTGCAGAATCTGTTGTAGAAGCTGTGGACTCTGAGATTGATAGCACTGAGAAAATTGCTCAAAAGGAGAAGACAGGAGGGACAGAAGACCCCGAGTGCAAGGAAGTGGAGATGGATGATTGGCTATTTGAGTTTGCGCAGCTGTTCAGGACCCATGTCGGGATTGACCCTGATGCTCATATTGATCTTCATGAGCTCGGGATGGAGTTGTGCTCTGAAGCCCTCGAGGAAACAGTGACAAGTGAGGATGCTCAAAGCCTTTTCGACAAGGCTGCCCTTAAGTTCCAGGAGGTGGTTGCTCTGGCTTTCTTCAACTGGGGAAATGTTCATATGTGTGCAGCAAGGAAAAGAATGCCCATAGATGAATCAGCTGATAAAGACACGATGAATGGGCAGCTTCAAAACGCTTATGATTGGGTAAAAGACAAGTATACCCTAGCTAAAGAGAAGTACGAAGAGGCTCTATCAATCAAACCAGACTTCTATGAAGGATTGTTAGCTCTGGGCCAGCAACAATTTGAGATGGCTAAACTTCATTGGTCATTCATATTAGCAAAGAAAGAAGATCTATCGAAATGGGATCCAACCGAGACCATTGGTCTCTTTGACAGCGCAGAAGAGAAAATGAAAACGGCAACTGCAATGTGGGAGAAGCTGGAGGAGCAGAGAGCTAATGAGTTGAAAGATCCTAGTGCAAACAAGAAGGATGAACTatcaaaaagaaagaagaaaccgggtAGTGGTGCACAAGGTGATTCGGGTATAGGGGAAATCTCTCCCGAGGAAGCAGCAGAGCAAGCTGCTGTTATGAGATCACAGATTCATTTGTTTTGGGGCAATATGCTTTTTGAAAGATCTCAAATCGAATGTAAACTGAACTTGCCTGGATGGAAGAAGAATCTGGATGTTGCTGTGGGGCGATTTAAACTTGCTGGAGCTTCTGAAGCCGATATCTCAACAGTTCTGAAGAATCACTACTCTAACGAAGAAGCTGCTGATGGGAATGAGAAAAAGACCGAGGATGTGCCTCCTACCAATGTGGTTAACAAAGAAGATGACTGA
- the LOC131008005 gene encoding uncharacterized protein LOC131008005, which yields MPPRRAPTDQQNGMQEFIAAMQGFFQQQVQGAQNPQRNNTSVVVEQFRRYNPPRFDGRSGPLAMEEWIRELERIFEHIECTDAHKVSCAVFQFCEDASHWWESFKRSMTEQARQGLTWNRFKEIVTNQYFPRSYRNQKEVEFLDLKQGELSITDYERKFNQLSRYATRLVNTNDQKADRFLRGLRPEIRGILAAQGIEDYALAVRRAQEVEAGLEMDKLPRKNMVRNEKRKWEDSNDGEKDMQNKKERVENKSNEAPQRTYPQCPECNKYHLGKCMIRSGVCYFCHKPGHIAPYCPDKRGREPERRGNARLYHMGGPDEAEKP from the coding sequence ATGCCGCCCCGTAGAGCCCCTACCGATCAACAAAACGGGATGCAAGAATTTATCGCCGCAATGCAAGGATTCTTTCAACAACAAGTTCAAGGTGCGCAAAACCCACAACGCAATAACACAAGCGTAGTCGTAGAGCAGTTCCGACGTTATAATCCACCAAGATTTGACGGGAGGAGCGGACCTCTAGCAATGGAGGAATGGATAAGAGAGCTGGAGAGAATCTTTGAACATATCGAGTGCACCGATGCCCACAAAGTTTCATGTGCTGTCTTTCAATTTTGCGAGGATGCTAGCCATTGGTGGGAATCCTTCAAGCGATCCATGACTGAACAAGCGCGACAAGGGTTGACATGGAATAGGTTCAAGGAGATTGTGACCAACCAATACTTTCCACGCTCTTACCGCAATCAAAAGGAGGTCGAATTCTTGGATCTCAAACAAGGAGAGTTGTCTATCACCGACTACGAAAGGAAGTTCAACCAACTTTCACGCTATGCCACACGTCTAGTCAACACCAATGACCAAAAGGCGGATAGGTTCTTAAGGGGACTACGACCAGAAATTCGAGGAATATTGGCTGCTCAAGGAATCGAAGATTATGCTTTGGCTGTGAGACGAGCGCAAGAAGTTGAGGCGGGTTTGGAGATGGATAAGCTACCACGTAAGAATATGGTTAGGAATGAAAAGAGGAAATGGGAGGATTCAAACGATGGAGAGAAAGATAtgcaaaataagaaagaaagagtggaaaataaatctaatGAGGCACCACAGAGAACCTACCCACAATGCCCCGAGTGCAACAAGTACCACCTCGGAAAATGCATGATTCGAAGCGGAGTTTGTTATTTTTGTCACAAGCCGGGACATATAGCCCCATATTGTCCGGACAAAAGAGGGAGGGAGCCAGAAAGGCGAGGAAATGCACGATTATACCATATGGGAGGGCCGGATGAGGCAGAAAAACCTTAA